The window TGGAAAACAGTATCCATAGACAGATATGTGTCCGTAACCTACGTTTGGTGATATAAAAGCGGTCAAGCAGAGTGGTGAGGGCCGAACTGAACAGCCAGTAGCACAAAAAATAGGTGGCCAGGTTCATCAGGATGGCGGCATCGGTATTCTTGAACCTGATTCCAAAAAAGAAATGTACCGAATAGTTGGCTGCAAGTAACAGTATGGCTACCCCCATAATTCGCCGGGAACGCAGATAATTATTGAAAATGGCTTTTTCCGGGGTTGAAGCCAGCAAAAAATAAAAGCCGAAGAACGACATCAACGGTAGCGCAATGCAAAGTGAATAACTGTATATAGATGGTTCCATTTTTTATGCCTAACTATTTTATTGCAAAATTAGCAAAAATACTGAAAATATGGCGGATTTGCCGTGACGATTTACTTTCAACACCCTATTTCCCTTGCCACTATGGCATATTGATGAAAAAAGGCAGGAAAAGGGATGATATATCCCTAATCCTGCCACACATATCCGCACACTTGTTCACATTTTTATTCCTTTCGGTTTGCATACGAATCCCGCCCGTCCGATAACGATATGATCGGCAATGAAATTCCCAGACGGACTTCGGTCATTCGCCGGGCTGCGTATCTGCGGAGCATCTTCGGTTGGTTGTGACGGTACGTTCCGTACACCTTCCGTATCCGGCTTGACCTCCTGCCCGTCATTCTCCTTTTCGGCGACTTCGGGCACGGGCGGCGCAAGCTCCAACTGTATCTTGCGGTCGAGCGCGGCAAGTTCGGACTTCAACTGTTTCAGTTCATCTTCTTTTTTCCATACCTTGCCCGCTATTTTCTGCAACTGCGGAATATCCCTCTCCAATGCCTCGTTTTTCGCCTTGTACTGGTCAATGGTGGAGGGTATCTTCTCCAGTGCGTTCAGGAAGTTGCGTGCGGCGGCCACCGGGTCAGCCATCGCCAGATGCCCGTTGTTGTAGGTGTACTTGTAGTTCCCCTCCACCACGAAGCGGTTGTCGGTAAACTCCAGCCCCTCTTTGAGCATCCTCTCGCTGACCACCTTTATCGGGAAACCGTAAAGTTCTCCGACAGGATTGTACAGTCCGCCCGTCGTGGCGTTCTTGGCTATCTCCTGCAAACGCTTTCCGATAACCTTCTCATCCGAAGAAGAAACGCCGTCCTCCTTGACCGCATTCAGGCGGTTGCCCTCCTTGTCGGTCTTGACGACGGAAAGGAAACGGTTCCAGTCCTCCGTCATGGCATTGATGACCGCCGTGTTGTTGCGAAGTTCCCCCGTCTTGGCTTCCAATTTGAACTCCGAATCGCGCTTGCCCTTGCCCCACGACTTGCGTTCCCCTTCGAGCGATGCGATTTTCTTCTCCAATTTCGCCTTGTCGAGCAGGTCGGTGTTGCCGGAGAGCAACGCCATGTACTCCGAGAAGTTCATGCCCGACTTCTCGTCCATAGCCCCCTCGTCGATGGTACGCGCTCCCAACGCGCCGGACTTCAACTGCGAGATGAACGTCTGCTTGCAGTGCAGCAGGTTGAACTTGTAGCTGTCAAGCGACTTCTCCACGGCATAGATGATGACGTCCACGTTGTTACCGGCAAAATGCTTGGCAATCTCGTTGCCCGCCCTGACTCCCCGTCCATCCTCCTTGTTTGCAGCTGACAACCGGCGATAACTGTAAAGAGCAACTCCTTCCACGCTATTGGTTCAAGTGTGGAATTAAGGTAACAGGCTCTGACAAAGCCCACAAGTATAAATAAGCAACAGCCCACGCCTGTTTGAGACGTAAGGATATCAGCTTATTCTCTACTTGTTTTGAATTGTCAGATTCGTTACCTGAGAATAAAGCCAAACACTTTCCCGTGTTATGTATGTCTGCATTGCCTGCAACAGGCAGTACAAGATAAAGATAACAAAAATATCGAAACATAATACTAACTAAGTGTCCCCTTTTCGGGCTGTTGCATATTATTTGTCCATATTGCGATGCAATGCTTTTTCATATATTTCCGCGACTCTGCGGCGTAATGAAGCGGGTTTTATAACGGTTAACGAAGTGCTTCTGGAGAGTAACTCTATCACGAAATCGTTTGTAATTCGAAGCCGGACGCTTATTCTGAATTCATTTTCCGTATCGGTAAGGATGGTTTGCGAATGATGCAGCGGAACCGATTTCAGGAAACGACCGTCGAGAGCACTGTATGAAAGGACTATATCCTCTACCGGAATGTCCTCCTGATTCCAAATGCCGAAACAGTCTTTGAACAGATTGGCGATGTCGATGGTTTCGTCTCTTTCAAAAGTATCTGCAAGTATCTGAAAGTTGGAAATACGCTCTACGCCGAATAGTTTTAGTTATTATTGCTGCTGCCGGGTGGCGCCGTGCAGAATGTTGCATTGCTGGCTTTGGCAGCATGGCTGGTGATTTACGGGCTTGTGCTGGCCCGCAGGGTCATTGTCGCATACCGCAGAGCCGTCAGGATTTTCGATGACACGCATGCAGATGATATAGGGGCATATATAGAATGGCTGTCCACCTTTACCTATTGGGCACTTATCTTCGGTGTCGGATGCGGATTGCTGACATTCCTGCCTGACAAATATGTATATATCTGGGTGTTTTCATCAATCCCGTTCTACAGTTATCTTTTTCACTGTTATCAGAACTACCTGCTGTTCTATGAACAGGTAGAAAATGCGTTTGAGCAGGATATACAATCTGAAGAAGAACTTCTGACAAATTCGGGAACTGAACCCGAAATGGTTTCAGAAGAGGAAGTTCCAGTGTCCTATACAGAAATTATAGAGAAGGTGGACAACTGGATAAAGACAGACGGCTATGTCCAGCAGGGACTTACCATAAAAGAACTGTCCGAAATACTTCATACGAACCGTACCTATCTTTCCGCTTATATCAAGACTACGTATAAAATGACATTCCGCGAATGGATAACCGGTCTCCGGTTGGAGTATGCGAAAAACATACTGAAGGAGCATCCGGAAATCAATATACAGAAGCTGGCTGAGTCTTCCGGTTTTCTTTCCCGCAGTAACTTCATCAAATCATTTACCGAGAAGGAAGGATGTACGCCTGCCAAGTGGAAAAAAGCAAATCTGGAATAATTTGTGTGGTAAAAAGCCGATGAAAAAGGTCTCAGAAGCCCATTTTCAAAAAGTGCTCAAGCGACAAAAAAGTGCTAATTCGACAAAAAAGTGCTCAAACGACAATTTGAAAAGTGCTCAAACGACAATTTTTATAAAACGCTGTATTTTAACAGAAAAAGTTTTTGTAATATTTTGGGCGCTGAATGGCATTTATTACCTTTGGAGAAGACAAAGATAATAAATTCAAGTTTATATGAGCAGAAAAATCACTTTTCTCACCCTGTTTCTGTGGCTGATGACGGTAACTTTTCCTGTCATTGCGCAGCAGAAAGCAGACACGACCTACACCTTCCGGTTCGTTCCGCAGAAGGACATGTTCTACGTGCCTTGGAATGGCAATGACACGGAACTTGCCCGTCTGTTGGAATGTATCGAAAACAACAAAACCACAATTCTTGACGGCAAGCTGCCGCTATTGGTTGACGGCTACTGCAACTCGCTGGGCAGTGAAGCCGAGAACCTTGCCACGGCGAAGATTCGTGCCAACCGTGTGAAATCCGAACTGATTACACGCGCGGAAATAAAAGAGGAGAATTTCATTACCCGCAACCATGCGACTGAGGGTGACTTTGTTACCGTGCGCCTGACGGTACCGGTAAAGGAAACAGCCGTGACGGATGCGGAAGCGGAAGCACGACGCAAGGCGGAAGCCGAACGACTGGAAGCCGAGAAGCGTGCCGAACAGGAACGACTTGCCGAAGAGCAGCGTAAAGCGGAAGAAGCCCGACTTGCCGCTGAAAAGGCAGAAGCTGAGAAAGCCGCTCAACAAAATACACTTGCCGACACGCCGTCGGAAACCAAAATCACAACTGATTATCATCTCTCCCTGCGTGCCAACCTGCTGCGCTGGGCTACCCTGACACCAGATCTTGGCGTGGAATGGCGCATCTGCCCATCGTGGGGCATTGCCGTAAACGGCTCGTGGACTTCATGGACGTGGAGCGACAAGGACCACCGCTATGCACTCTGGGAAGTGGCTCCGGAAGTGCGTTACTATATGGGTGAGAAGAAAGCCTGGTATCTGGGCGCGCTGTTCAAGGCCGGACAGTTCAACTACAAGCTCTCCGAAACAGGCAAGCAGGGCGACCTGATGGGTGGCGGCATCACCGCCGGCTATCAGCTGCGGCTGAACAAGGCACTGGCTCTTGATTTCAACCTCGGTTTGGGCTACCTGAATGCCGATTTCGAAAAATATGAAGTCATCGACGGTGTACGTGTACGCCGCGGCAACGAGACAAAAAATTGGTGTGGCCCCATCAACGCCGGTGTGACATTGGTATGGAAGTTATTCTAATACGGAGGAATAGAGTATGAAAGCAAGACAATATATATATATGATGGGAATGGCAGCCGCCGTGCTGCTCTCTTCCTGCGTAAAGGACACGCTTTATGACACACCGCATCCCGACTACGGGAAGATTGCGGTGACAGCCGACTGGTCGGCCTGCGGTGAGGGTATCAACATACCTGCCACGTGGACGGTCACCATGGGCGACTATACGGGTACGGAGACTTCCGCCACCCATGCCCCCGACCATCTGTTTGCTCCGGGCAGCTACACCTTTGCGGTGTGGAATCCTGCCGAGGGAATCACGGTGAACGGCACCACAGCCACCATTGCCGCAGCCACGGGAAACCGAGCAGGCACGGATGCCTTTGTGAACAATGCCCCGGGATGGTTCTTCACCTATACGAAACAGATGAGCATCGAGAAAGACAAGGACTATCCGCTGACAGCCGCAATGAAGCAGCAGGTACGCGAACTGACGCTTGTCGTCAAACCGACGGGTGATGCCGCCGGACGCATCACGGAGATTGTTGCCCATCTGACGGGTGCCGCCGGAACACTCGACTTCGCAACCGATACCTACGGAGCCGCTTCGAACGTCGTGCTGCTCTTCACCAAGATTACCGAAGGTGACGATGCCGGCAAGTGGAAAGCCACGGTGCGGCTGCTGGGTGTGACCGGCACGGAACAACTGCTGACGGCTGAAATCCGCTATGCGGACGGCAACCCGAGCCCCACCACGCTGAAAAGCGACCTCACAGAAGCTCTCAAGGAGTTCAACATCGGAAAGGGCAAATCGCTGACCCTCGGCGGAACGCTGGTTGAGACTCCCGAAGGCATGGAAGTGGACGGAGCCGAAATCAACGGCTGGGAAGAAGTGAAAGGTGATGATGTAAATGCCGATTTGTAAATAATAAAATTATAGATATAATGAAGACAAGATTTTTTGCACTTGCAGCGCTCGCCCTCGCACTTGTAGCCTGCAACAACGACAACGAGAACCTGAACGGTGACCCCGTGGCCGCCCAGTTTACCGCCAACATCGCCCCCGCCACCCGCGCCAGCGGAACCACCTGGACTGCCGGCGACCGTATCGGCATCACCGACATCGGCAACGATTCCCAGTACGGCAACGTACCTTTCATCTTGAAAAACGGGAAATTTGAGGCAGAAGGAAAGGTTATCTATATCGAAGATATAAAGACACATACTTTCCGCGCCTACTATCCGTACAACGCGGCGGGAGGCATCCTCACAGCCACGACCGATGCCACGGCGCAGCAGAACCAGCCTGCCATCGACTTCCTCTTTGCTTCAGGAGCCACGGGAGACAAAAACAACCCGGTAGTAAGCTTCACCGACAAAACCGCCAAAGGCGGTGAAGACAACTCCTTCCACCACCGCATGAGCCAGATAACCCTTACCTTCGAGGCGGGCGACGGCGTGAATTTCAGCGTGGTCAAGCCTGAACGTTACACGCTGGACGGATTGTTACTCACCGGTACGTTCAACACGGCCGACGGTATTGCCACCGCAGACAACGGACTACAGACCGGAGAACTGACCATGAATCTGGCAGACGGCAATCTCACGTCATCGATCATCCTCTTCCCGCAGACAGTTGCATCACTGCCGTTGGTTGTGAATTACAAAGGTCGGGAATATCATGCCACACTCACCGTGCCCGAAGGCGCACTGCAGGCGGGCAACAACTATACCTATACCGTCAAGGTACGCAATAAAGTCCTTGAAGTCAGCGAAGCCACCATTGCAAAGTGGAACGATATAGACGGTGG of the Alistipes senegalensis JC50 genome contains:
- a CDS encoding DUF3575 domain-containing protein, with the protein product MSRKITFLTLFLWLMTVTFPVIAQQKADTTYTFRFVPQKDMFYVPWNGNDTELARLLECIENNKTTILDGKLPLLVDGYCNSLGSEAENLATAKIRANRVKSELITRAEIKEENFITRNHATEGDFVTVRLTVPVKETAVTDAEAEARRKAEAERLEAEKRAEQERLAEEQRKAEEARLAAEKAEAEKAAQQNTLADTPSETKITTDYHLSLRANLLRWATLTPDLGVEWRICPSWGIAVNGSWTSWTWSDKDHRYALWEVAPEVRYYMGEKKAWYLGALFKAGQFNYKLSETGKQGDLMGGGITAGYQLRLNKALALDFNLGLGYLNADFEKYEVIDGVRVRRGNETKNWCGPINAGVTLVWKLF
- a CDS encoding FimB/Mfa2 family fimbrial subunit, with amino-acid sequence MKARQYIYMMGMAAAVLLSSCVKDTLYDTPHPDYGKIAVTADWSACGEGINIPATWTVTMGDYTGTETSATHAPDHLFAPGSYTFAVWNPAEGITVNGTTATIAAATGNRAGTDAFVNNAPGWFFTYTKQMSIEKDKDYPLTAAMKQQVRELTLVVKPTGDAAGRITEIVAHLTGAAGTLDFATDTYGAASNVVLLFTKITEGDDAGKWKATVRLLGVTGTEQLLTAEIRYADGNPSPTTLKSDLTEALKEFNIGKGKSLTLGGTLVETPEGMEVDGAEINGWEEVKGDDVNADL
- a CDS encoding fimbrillin family protein, yielding MKTRFFALAALALALVACNNDNENLNGDPVAAQFTANIAPATRASGTTWTAGDRIGITDIGNDSQYGNVPFILKNGKFEAEGKVIYIEDIKTHTFRAYYPYNAAGGILTATTDATAQQNQPAIDFLFASGATGDKNNPVVSFTDKTAKGGEDNSFHHRMSQITLTFEAGDGVNFSVVKPERYTLDGLLLTGTFNTADGIATADNGLQTGELTMNLADGNLTSSIILFPQTVASLPLVVNYKGREYHATLTVPEGALQAGNNYTYTVKVRNKVLEVSEATIAKWNDIDGGDVGADL